In the Mytilus trossulus isolate FHL-02 chromosome 1, PNRI_Mtr1.1.1.hap1, whole genome shotgun sequence genome, one interval contains:
- the LOC134705040 gene encoding neuroligin-2-like — MFISLFFCLIFINEISSYSNYGPTRKTIYGWIRGKVTSRIPGLNVEEYLGMPYALPPIGQFRFKRPHEPYKWHPRVLKTTTIPPACQTINLAYIQWHKPGFTNLNEDCLYMNIYKPLTRQRKLPVLLFIHGGSNSDGMGAMVDGDILAAYGQIIVVTFNFRVSVLGIPGFYANESLGIKGNNGLMDQVLAMKWIQRNIRYFDGDPSKVTIYGHSSGAGDVGVFLISPLTKGLFRNAIMHSGSPIAFWFMSNCVRSGNTLVIPKECRRGTSLVSNETVKAEIIKLTQGSSITDFFSSIRFGQDVYESVIDGDIITDSPDKLYTCGRFHINSVLFIIARDEGLQAFIA, encoded by the exons atgtttatatctttatttttttgtttaatattcattaATGAGATTTCTTCTTACTCAAATTACGGACCGACTCGAAAAACAATTTACGGATGGATTCGTGGGAAAGTCACTTCGCGTATTCCAGGATTAAATGTTGAGGAATATTTAGGAATGCCATATGCATTGCCACCTATTGGACAGTTTCGTTTTAAG agacCACATGAACCATACAAATGGCACCCTAgggttttaaaaacaacaacaattcCTCCTGCATGTCAAACTATAAATCTTGCCTACATACAGTGGCACAAACCAGGATTCACAAACCTCAACGAAGACTGCTTATACATGAACATTTATAAACCTCTG aCCCGTCAACGAAAGCTGCCAGTCTTACTGTTTATACATGGAGGGTCTAACTCTGATGGTATGGGTGCTATGGTAGACGGAGACATATTAGCGGCATATGGACAAATAATTGTTGTGACATTCAATTTCAGAGTAAGCGTTCTAGGAAT ACCTG GATTTTACGCCAATGAAAGTCTTGGTATTAAGGGAAACAATGGACTAATGGATCAAGTCCTGGCAATGAAGTGGATACAGAGGAACATTAGATATTTTGATGGTGATCCATCTAAAGTTACGATTTATGGGCATAGTTCAGGGGCTGGAGatgttggtgtttttttaatatcgCCTTTGACTAAAg gCTTGTTTAGAAATGCCATTATGCATAGTGGCTCGCCAATTGCATTCTGGTTTATGTCGAATTGTGTGCGGTCTGGTAACACTTTGGTTATTCCGAAAGAATGTAGACGAGGAACTAGTTTAGTATCAAATGAAACAGTAAAAGCAGAGATTATAAAACTAACTCAAGGTTCCTCAATTACTGATTTCTTCTCGTCCATTAGATTTGGACAG GATGTCTATGAAAGTGTTATTGACGGAGATATCATAACAGATAGTCCTGACAAACTGTATACATGTGGCCGGTTTCATATCAATTCAGTATTGTTTATTATCGCACGCGATGAAGGTCTTCAAGCCTTCATCGCGTGA